A genome region from Bufo gargarizans isolate SCDJY-AF-19 chromosome 2, ASM1485885v1, whole genome shotgun sequence includes the following:
- the LOC122925892 gene encoding BRCA1-A complex subunit RAP80-like, whose amino-acid sequence MSAGRASEVLMSMHHRRKQRLSEGTYRQYMIDSEEPISEPTTSDGPKSRTDNKDSSVVISDSDDAELQEESILPKKRRRPPPHRKPLPVKRKLAQMTEEEQLALAVQMSQQEQAKPEGYTQEEEDELIKKAIEESLHSCQVPDILVSATKDELTSGASSSHEYCEKEPHSSKESKPSGEISAKSPVVRLQRLSQDIVESSSVILSPNCKDPISCIENCLQSALSPCTSSNFVKASPAKELALSPVFPKKSPRPCKLIPCRLFQEISPSVDRPVDDLDDQCTHCSESPQIDSLSMLPTSCSQGESLYQNDCGKTETFHTDKAKKLDCEKGIESSDCRAGKTNQSGGTVHYYWGVPFCPKGVDPSEYTKVILCQLEVYQKSLKSAQRQLLHKMDYGQPIHLTASSRKYFKEDTQGSVSQEDTEECVAEDDTQKPDEDETERDDNSDSQETQYLSSKRQKISQSLAQTGLENDHCSSSQDENDSVKELQEESILPKKRRRPPPHRKPLPVKRKLARKNLLMFKM is encoded by the exons GTACTAATGAGCATGCATCACCGCAGGAAACAACGATTATCCGAAGGAACTTACAGACAATATATGATAGACAGTGAAGAACCCATTTCAGAGCCCACAACCAGTGATGGTCCTAAAAGTAGGACTGATAATAAAGATTCTTCAGTTGTGATCTCCGATAGCGATGATGCG GAACTGCAGGAAgaaagtattttgccaaaaaagagaCGCAGGCCTCCACCCCACCGAAAACCTTTGCCGGTCAAAAGAAAACTTGCAC AAATGACAGAGGAGGAACAACTGGCTTTGGCAGTACAAATGAGTCAACAGGAGCAGGCAAAACCTGAAGGATACACCCAAGAAGAAGAGGATGAGCTGATAAAGAAAGCCATTGAAGAAAGTCTTCAT AGCTGTCAAGTTCCTGATATTCTCGTTAGTGCCACAAAAGATGAGTTAACCAGTGGAGCATCTTCAAGTCATGAATACTGTGAAAAAGAACCACATTCCTCCAAGGAGTCTAAACCTTCAGGTGAAATCTCAGCAAAAAGCCCAGTTGTGCGTTTGCAACGTTTAAGTCAAGATATTGTGGAAAGCTCGAGTGTCATCTTGTCTCCTAACTGCAAGGATCCTATTTCATGCATTGAAAACTGTCTACAGTCTGCTCTGTCTCCATGTACCAGTAGCAACTTTGTAAAAGCCTCCCCTGCTAAAGAACTTGCATTAAGCCCCGTTTTTCCAAAGAAGTCCCCACGTCCATGCAAACTGATTCCTTGCAGACTGTTTCAGGAAATAAGCCCAAGTGTTGACAGGCCAGTAGATGACCTAGATGACCAATGCACACACTGCTCAGAGAGTCCCCAGATAGACTCCTTGTCTATGTTGCCTACCTCATGCTCCCAAGGAGAAAGTTTATATCAAAATGACTGCGGGAAGACAGAGACTTTTCATACTGACAAAGCCAAAAAATTGGACTGTGAGAAGGGCATTGAAAGCTCTGATTGTAGGGCAGGCAAGACGAATCAAAGTGGAGGCACGGTTCACTATTACTGGGGTGTTCCCTTCTGCCCGAAAGGTGTGGATCCTAGTGAATACACCAAAGTCATACTATGCCAACTTGAAGTGTACCAGAAGAGCTTGAAAAGTGCTCAGAGACaacttttgcacaaaatggattaTGGCCAACCGATCCATCTTACAGCTTCAAGTCGAAAATATTTCAAAGAGGACACTCAAGGCAGCGTCAGCCAAGAAGATACCGAGGAGTGCGTAGCTGAGGACGACACACAGAAACCTGACGAAGATGAGACAGAGCGTGATGATAATTCTGACAGCCAAGAAACACAGTACCTATCAAGTAAAAGGCAGAAGATTTCTCAGAGTCTGGCACAGACGGGCCTGGAAAATGACCATTGCTCTTCATCTCAGGATGAGAACGATAGCGTGAAG